In Planctomycetaceae bacterium, a single genomic region encodes these proteins:
- a CDS encoding PEP-CTERM sorting domain-containing protein (PEP-CTERM proteins occur, often in large numbers, in the proteomes of bacteria that also encode an exosortase, a predicted intramembrane cysteine proteinase. The presence of a PEP-CTERM domain at a protein's C-terminus predicts cleavage within the sorting domain, followed by covalent anchoring to some some component of the (usually Gram-negative) cell surface. Many PEP-CTERM proteins exhibit an unusual sequence composition that includes large numbers of potential glycosylation sites. Expression of one such protein has been shown restore the ability of a bacterium to form floc, a type of biofilm.): MGGTTFDDAWRDDFDDGSTSGWDRINHTESGGTMNIQTGTEKHSNTNDFAALPVLTGATEWAYVFRVYAPSSGTYATNRTARLLLANDIRLQLFKGYATDWEMWVGSGDYSTNAKTWNSNDEGLRYAFNTWYEIGIHKLDGLNAYNIYVNGVLQNAAPITSSTYDGIETPTSVDMGSGSSTVAFPAKYDYIAVGIVHIPEPVTVSLMGLGAAGMLLRRRRRR, from the coding sequence TTGGGCGGGACCACCTTTGACGATGCCTGGCGCGACGATTTCGATGACGGTTCGACTTCCGGATGGGACCGGATCAACCACACCGAATCGGGCGGCACGATGAACATCCAGACCGGTACGGAGAAGCATTCGAATACGAATGATTTCGCCGCCTTGCCGGTGTTGACCGGCGCGACGGAGTGGGCGTATGTCTTCCGCGTCTATGCGCCATCGAGTGGAACCTATGCCACAAACCGGACGGCCCGGCTGCTGCTGGCCAACGACATCCGCCTGCAGTTGTTCAAGGGATACGCCACCGACTGGGAGATGTGGGTCGGCAGCGGCGACTACTCCACCAATGCCAAGACATGGAACTCGAATGACGAAGGCCTGCGGTATGCCTTCAACACCTGGTACGAGATCGGCATCCACAAGCTCGACGGCCTGAACGCGTACAACATCTACGTCAATGGCGTGCTGCAAAACGCGGCCCCGATCACATCCAGCACGTATGACGGCATCGAGACGCCGACCTCGGTTGACATGGGATCGGGCAGCAGCACGGTGGCGTTCCCGGCGAAATATGACTATATCGCTGTCGGGATCGTGCATATCCCCGAGCCGGTGACGGTCAGCCTGATGGGCTTGGGCGCGGCGGGCATGCTGCTCAGGCGACGGCGGCGCCGGTAA